Proteins co-encoded in one Pedosphaera parvula Ellin514 genomic window:
- the serS gene encoding serine--tRNA ligase translates to MLDIKLIRERPDFVRQRLATRNAGDEARIDEVLKFDEQRRKLLAEVEGLKAQRNRVSKEIGALMGQKKLDEAEAKKKETRDLGDRIAELDKQAAAAETARDEILLRLPNLPHESVAIGKTAEENPEIRTWGEKLSYEFKPKSHIELCERLKLVDFARGTKLSGSGFLLYTNWGARLERALIQFLLDLHTTQHGYTEVSPPYIVNRDCMVGVGQFPKFVDQAYAVREGEDNSTLGSLYLVPTAEAPVANIHRGEILAEKELPIFYCAYSPCFRAEAGAAGLGTRGMIRVHQFDKVELIKLVRPEVGYEELEKMVGNAEKVLQLLDLHYRVINLCTGDMGFASAKTYDIEVWAPGQGQYLEVSSCSNCEDFQARRMNLRFKTETSENRFPHILNGSGTALARLFVALVETHQQPDGSISIPAPLQPYLRADSIKP, encoded by the coding sequence ATGCTGGATATTAAATTGATTCGTGAGCGACCGGATTTCGTGCGTCAGCGGTTGGCCACGCGGAACGCAGGGGATGAAGCCCGGATTGACGAGGTATTGAAATTCGATGAGCAACGTCGCAAGTTGCTCGCGGAAGTCGAAGGATTGAAGGCGCAACGCAATCGTGTTTCCAAAGAAATCGGCGCGTTAATGGGGCAAAAAAAACTCGACGAGGCCGAGGCAAAGAAAAAAGAGACTCGCGATTTGGGAGATCGCATTGCCGAGCTGGATAAACAAGCTGCGGCTGCCGAGACAGCGCGCGATGAAATTTTATTACGCCTTCCAAATCTCCCACACGAATCAGTAGCCATTGGAAAAACTGCGGAGGAAAATCCGGAAATCCGAACCTGGGGGGAAAAGCTGTCGTACGAATTTAAACCCAAGTCACATATCGAATTGTGTGAAAGGCTGAAGCTGGTGGATTTTGCGCGCGGGACAAAACTCTCCGGCAGTGGATTTCTCCTTTATACAAACTGGGGTGCCAGACTGGAGCGTGCGTTGATTCAGTTTCTGCTGGATCTGCACACGACTCAACATGGCTATACTGAGGTTTCACCGCCGTATATTGTGAATCGGGATTGCATGGTTGGTGTCGGACAATTCCCGAAATTTGTCGATCAGGCATATGCCGTACGTGAAGGTGAAGACAATAGTACTTTAGGTTCACTCTACCTCGTGCCAACTGCCGAGGCTCCGGTGGCGAATATTCATCGGGGAGAAATTTTGGCCGAAAAGGAACTGCCCATTTTTTATTGCGCATACAGTCCATGTTTCAGGGCTGAGGCCGGGGCAGCCGGCTTGGGCACACGTGGAATGATTCGTGTCCATCAGTTTGATAAGGTGGAGTTGATCAAGCTGGTCAGACCGGAAGTCGGCTACGAAGAATTGGAAAAGATGGTTGGCAACGCTGAAAAAGTGTTGCAGCTGTTAGACCTCCATTATCGAGTCATCAATCTGTGCACGGGTGATATGGGCTTTGCGAGTGCCAAGACCTATGACATTGAAGTTTGGGCACCGGGGCAGGGACAATATTTGGAAGTTTCAAGCTGCTCGAATTGTGAAGACTTCCAGGCTCGCCGCATGAATCTGCGCTTCAAAACAGAAACGAGCGAAAACCGCTTTCCACATATTCTGAACGGTAGCGGCACGGCCCTGGCGCGTTTGTTTGTTGCTTTGGTGGAAACACACCAGCAACCAGACGGAAGCATCTCGATTCCAGCACCATTACAACCTTACTTAAGGGCTGATTCAATCAAGCCTTAA
- a CDS encoding 3-isopropylmalate dehydratase small subunit — protein sequence MQSVFTGPVYVVRDNIDTDQIIPAQYLNLVPTIEEEYVKLGSYALCGLPESLYSTRYVKEGQLDSEYPIVVAGRNFGCGSSREHAPIAMGSAACELVLAESFARIFFRNCVATGELYPCECKDRLCDILKTGDVVTVDLDAATVKVKETGKVYSFKALGDVRPVVDAGGLFNFARKSGMIAAQS from the coding sequence ATGCAATCTGTTTTTACCGGACCTGTTTATGTGGTGCGTGACAATATCGACACGGACCAAATCATTCCTGCACAATATTTGAATTTGGTGCCGACCATTGAGGAAGAGTACGTGAAGCTTGGCTCCTACGCTCTTTGCGGTTTGCCTGAGTCACTTTATTCAACTCGCTACGTTAAGGAAGGCCAGCTCGATAGCGAATATCCTATTGTGGTGGCGGGGCGAAATTTCGGCTGCGGCAGTTCTCGCGAGCATGCTCCTATTGCCATGGGCTCGGCTGCCTGCGAACTTGTTCTTGCGGAGAGTTTTGCCCGCATTTTCTTCCGCAATTGTGTGGCTACCGGGGAGTTGTATCCTTGCGAGTGTAAAGATCGTCTCTGCGACATCCTTAAGACTGGGGATGTGGTTACGGTGGATTTGGATGCTGCAACCGTGAAAGTGAAGGAAACTGGCAAAGTATATTCCTTCAAAGCTCTCGGCGATGTCCGTCCTGTGGTCGATGCTGGCGGATTATTTAATTTTGCCCGCAAATCGGGGATGATTGCCGCCCAGAGCTAA
- a CDS encoding beta-N-acetylhexosaminidase, protein MKLLPCPRLVDRHAGTYVLPARAVLHLDASLPRDTVILPVAERLKAAAHQIGSELELVSGPPKHPLLAIRAAQGGNAPKRLGGYTLRIDGKGILIQYFDEEGLRASVATMRQLMREFGRRLPHLIIRDYPDFAKRGVMLDISRGKVPRLETLMELVSHLADFKINEFQLYTEHTFAYRNYEPVWRGWGAITGEEILKLDAFCRQLGVELVPNQNSFGHLRYWLNYPPLHKLAETDKPWPDHGGSFLRYPSTLAPEHPGTIPFLRELYDELLPHFTSNRINVGCDETWDLGRGQSKSLCEKRGKGRVYVDFLKKIYTETSSRKKQMMFWGDIILHHPELVRELPKDLVALNWGYEANHPFDREAGVFAKSKVPFYVCPGTSTWMTLLGRHDNAYANLQLAAEVGNKHGAIGYLNTDWGDGGHPQPLAVSYLPFILGAAVSWCAQTFNEAHLVPVVNRDVFEDQTGRVGQAANALGFAHRKFKYTAPNITPFGAVIAAPRPEDRELFCRDGLKYYARISAKHIQAALEEVEAQRSVLHRSAPKTRAADVLATELDFAARMAAQSCKYMLWQQALAVGKTGQASILAKRGIAELRQLDEEFDAYWPARNKGSTKTSSMFLKWRVEDYRRGTLHFPPEVAAMERQYPANDVPEGE, encoded by the coding sequence TTGAAATTACTCCCCTGCCCTCGACTGGTTGATCGCCACGCAGGTACATATGTTCTGCCTGCGAGAGCCGTTTTGCACCTGGATGCCTCCTTGCCGAGAGACACGGTAATTCTTCCGGTTGCTGAGCGCCTGAAAGCGGCAGCACATCAAATTGGCAGCGAGCTCGAGTTGGTAAGCGGTCCACCCAAACATCCGCTTCTAGCGATACGTGCTGCGCAAGGCGGCAATGCACCAAAGCGTTTGGGCGGCTATACTCTGCGCATTGATGGAAAAGGCATCCTCATTCAATATTTTGATGAAGAAGGTTTGCGCGCTTCGGTAGCCACCATGCGGCAATTGATGCGCGAATTCGGTCGCCGCCTTCCGCATCTTATTATTCGGGATTATCCTGATTTTGCCAAACGTGGAGTGATGCTCGACATCTCGCGTGGCAAGGTGCCTCGCCTGGAAACATTAATGGAGTTGGTCAGCCATCTCGCAGACTTTAAGATAAACGAGTTTCAACTCTACACCGAACATACTTTTGCCTACCGCAATTATGAACCGGTTTGGCGGGGATGGGGTGCAATTACCGGCGAGGAGATTCTTAAGCTGGACGCTTTCTGTCGGCAGCTGGGTGTCGAACTGGTTCCAAATCAGAACTCATTCGGGCACCTACGATACTGGCTGAACTACCCCCCGCTGCACAAGTTGGCGGAAACCGACAAGCCTTGGCCGGATCATGGTGGTTCATTTTTGCGCTATCCCTCAACCCTGGCTCCAGAGCATCCGGGAACAATTCCTTTCCTCCGCGAATTGTACGATGAGTTGCTGCCACATTTTACCAGTAATCGAATCAATGTAGGTTGCGATGAAACGTGGGACTTGGGCCGGGGTCAGAGTAAAAGTCTCTGTGAAAAGCGAGGCAAAGGTCGTGTTTACGTCGATTTTTTAAAAAAGATTTATACCGAGACCAGCTCGCGCAAAAAGCAAATGATGTTTTGGGGAGACATCATTCTTCATCATCCAGAACTTGTCCGTGAATTACCAAAGGATCTGGTCGCACTGAATTGGGGCTACGAGGCGAATCATCCATTCGATCGCGAAGCAGGAGTTTTTGCCAAATCCAAAGTGCCTTTCTACGTTTGTCCCGGCACCTCCACCTGGATGACACTTTTAGGCAGACACGATAACGCCTATGCCAATTTGCAGTTGGCGGCGGAAGTTGGGAATAAACACGGCGCCATTGGTTATCTCAACACTGATTGGGGGGATGGCGGTCACCCACAACCTCTGGCAGTAAGCTACCTGCCCTTTATCCTGGGCGCTGCTGTAAGTTGGTGCGCACAGACTTTCAATGAAGCGCATCTGGTTCCGGTCGTAAACCGGGATGTGTTTGAAGATCAAACTGGAAGGGTTGGCCAGGCGGCCAATGCATTGGGTTTTGCCCATCGCAAGTTCAAATACACAGCACCTAATATCACGCCATTCGGCGCAGTAATTGCGGCCCCGCGTCCGGAAGATCGTGAACTCTTCTGCCGTGATGGCTTGAAATATTACGCTCGGATTTCCGCTAAACATATTCAAGCGGCCCTGGAGGAAGTTGAGGCGCAACGCAGCGTCCTGCACCGGTCTGCGCCCAAAACGAGGGCTGCCGACGTTTTAGCCACCGAGCTGGATTTTGCCGCACGCATGGCTGCGCAGTCCTGTAAATACATGCTCTGGCAGCAGGCCTTGGCAGTCGGCAAAACGGGCCAGGCTTCCATTCTGGCAAAGAGGGGCATCGCCGAACTGCGCCAACTCGACGAGGAATTTGATGCCTATTGGCCAGCGCGGAACAAAGGCTCAACAAAAACCTCCTCCATGTTCCTTAAATGGCGGGTCGAGGATTATCGTCGCGGCACTTTGCACTTCCCTCCGGAAGTCGCGGCGATGGAACGGCAATATCCCGCCAATGACGTGCCCGAGGGAGAATGA
- the pdxH gene encoding pyridoxamine 5'-phosphate oxidase has product MTDNLLIADLRREYTLAGLRRADLDQDAIKQFQKWFQQALAGKLTEPNAMTLATANKEGFPSARIVLLKGVDERGFTFFTNYESRKGRELTENPNASLVLYWPEMERQVNIAGTVTRVSREESALYFNSRPKGSRLAAWVSAQSEVIENRAALEEKLTSLSSQHAGEEVPLPPFWGGYCLNPSRIEFWQGRPNRLHDRFRYLRQADGQWTIDRLAP; this is encoded by the coding sequence GTGACTGACAATTTACTCATCGCGGATCTTCGTCGCGAATACACATTGGCTGGGCTACGTCGTGCTGACTTGGATCAGGATGCCATAAAGCAGTTTCAGAAATGGTTTCAGCAGGCGCTGGCAGGCAAGCTTACCGAACCAAATGCCATGACGCTGGCAACTGCAAACAAGGAAGGCTTTCCGTCCGCAAGGATTGTCCTTCTAAAGGGCGTCGATGAACGTGGCTTCACTTTCTTCACCAACTACGAAAGTCGCAAAGGCCGCGAACTAACGGAAAATCCAAATGCCTCCCTGGTGCTTTATTGGCCAGAAATGGAAAGGCAGGTAAACATTGCTGGAACAGTCACCCGAGTTTCACGCGAAGAATCTGCTCTATATTTCAACAGCCGCCCTAAAGGCAGCCGCCTAGCCGCCTGGGTTTCAGCTCAGAGCGAGGTCATTGAAAATCGTGCTGCGCTTGAGGAAAAGCTGACTTCCCTGAGTTCTCAACATGCCGGTGAAGAAGTTCCGTTGCCGCCTTTTTGGGGTGGTTATTGCCTGAATCCTTCCCGCATTGAATTCTGGCAAGGCCGCCCCAATCGTCTTCACGACCGGTTCCGCTATCTCAGACAAGCTGATGGGCAGTGGACTATTGACCGGCTAGCTCCGTAA
- a CDS encoding TIGR04282 family arsenosugar biosynthesis glycosyltransferase — translation MSDLIIFLKTPKPGFVKTRLASTLGPEAACAAYCQLVETVIDHVSELNQVVLCFTPDNAADQIMPWLRSGWALVPQGAGDLGKRLNRAFEAAFNSGKKRVVIIGSDCPDLSAQDIRDAWTALETHELVIGPANDGGYWLIGLSQTQPELFEDMAWSTNQVFLETMKRARKINLRVKVLRELADIDTEIDWSRFLANRKHS, via the coding sequence ATGAGTGATCTGATTATCTTTCTTAAAACTCCGAAACCCGGTTTTGTAAAAACCAGACTTGCATCGACCTTGGGCCCGGAGGCAGCCTGTGCAGCCTATTGCCAGCTTGTTGAAACGGTGATTGATCACGTTTCAGAATTAAACCAGGTTGTCCTATGTTTTACCCCGGATAACGCTGCAGACCAAATCATGCCATGGCTACGAAGTGGCTGGGCTCTTGTGCCTCAAGGCGCCGGTGATCTTGGGAAAAGGCTAAACAGAGCATTCGAAGCGGCTTTTAATTCAGGGAAGAAAAGAGTTGTGATCATTGGTTCTGACTGCCCTGATTTGAGTGCTCAGGACATTAGAGATGCGTGGACGGCACTTGAAACCCATGAACTCGTGATTGGCCCGGCAAATGATGGAGGATATTGGTTGATAGGGTTAAGCCAAACGCAACCGGAGCTTTTTGAAGACATGGCATGGAGTACTAATCAGGTTTTTTTGGAAACAATGAAACGGGCCAGGAAAATCAACTTGCGGGTGAAGGTTTTACGAGAGCTTGCCGACATTGATACTGAGATTGATTGGAGTCGATTTCTTGCCAACCGGAAGCATTCGTAA
- the gyrA gene encoding DNA gyrase subunit A — MPDTKDENSLPISNTPLFAANEKVAKINVADEIKNSFLDYSMSVIISRALPDVRDGLKPSQRRILFAMHDLSLYPNRQHRKCAKICGDTSGNYHPHGEAVIYPTLVHMAQPWAMRERLIDGQGNFGSIEGDPPAAMRYTEARMTHLGAALMADMEKDTVDFVPNYDETSKEPTVFPAAFPNLLVNGGTGIAVGMATNMAPHNLGEVIDGICAQIDDPTITVPQLMKYIKGPDFPTGCMVCGLEGIKKYFATGRGQIKMRGKVDVEQLKNGREQIVISTVPFNVNPAQLEERIAELVNEKIIGDISALRNESDENTRIVIELKRDASPKVVINNLYNHTSLESSFAVNALAIDHGRPKTLGLKDLINAYIEHRREVIMRRTRFELRKAEERAETLEGYLIALSNMDEFIRIIRSSANREEARIKLLAFDFNRQQVEQIGILIRDEARLTNGRYAFSEAQANAILDLRLYQLTGLEIDKVRAEYTALIERIKDLLDILAKESRVLEIIKAELREIKEKYATPRMTDLVPDEGEMALEDLITNEGVIITITHGGLIKRTNVSSYRAQRRGGKGVIGMATREGSAADGDKDDFIEHLFSAGTHDYLMFFTNSGRVFVERVHEIPDMARASKGRSIANLLELKAEEKIAALIRIVSKNGPNKEDQTWTQSGELFFATQQGTVKKTSLADFANVRKGGIIAISIEPGDTLIDVKLTRGSKVEADGTVSDPGEDVVLITREGMSIRFAESNVRSMGRNATGVRGINLEKTDAVVALAVLVPDATLLVAGENGIGKRTDFGEYRVQSRGGKGIITMKTNDKTGGVVGALTVRDNDEIMLITEAGQMVRISVKDIREAGRNTQGVKLINLEAGDKLQAISPVISEEKEEAETGDAIEPLKQE, encoded by the coding sequence ATGCCTGATACCAAAGACGAGAACAGTTTACCGATAAGCAATACCCCGCTGTTCGCCGCCAACGAAAAAGTCGCAAAGATTAATGTTGCTGACGAGATCAAGAACTCATTTCTGGATTATTCGATGTCGGTGATCATTTCCCGCGCGCTGCCTGATGTGCGTGACGGGTTAAAACCTTCTCAGCGGCGGATTCTTTTCGCCATGCATGATCTTTCGCTCTATCCGAACCGGCAGCATCGTAAATGCGCGAAGATCTGCGGTGATACGAGCGGAAATTATCATCCACACGGCGAAGCAGTGATATATCCCACGTTGGTTCATATGGCCCAACCCTGGGCGATGCGCGAGCGTTTGATCGATGGGCAAGGGAACTTCGGTTCCATCGAAGGCGACCCGCCGGCCGCCATGCGTTATACAGAAGCCCGCATGACGCATTTGGGGGCGGCATTGATGGCTGACATGGAGAAGGACACGGTTGATTTTGTCCCTAACTACGATGAGACCAGCAAGGAGCCCACTGTCTTTCCAGCAGCCTTCCCGAATTTATTGGTTAATGGTGGCACCGGCATTGCCGTCGGCATGGCAACCAACATGGCCCCTCACAATCTTGGTGAGGTGATCGATGGTATTTGTGCTCAAATTGATGATCCCACCATCACAGTTCCGCAATTGATGAAGTACATCAAAGGCCCCGATTTTCCGACGGGCTGCATGGTTTGCGGTTTGGAAGGAATTAAAAAGTATTTTGCAACCGGCCGCGGACAGATCAAAATGCGCGGCAAGGTGGACGTGGAACAGCTCAAGAATGGACGTGAGCAGATTGTCATCAGTACCGTGCCATTCAACGTCAACCCGGCGCAACTGGAAGAACGCATCGCCGAGTTGGTGAACGAAAAGATCATTGGTGACATTTCCGCATTGCGCAATGAGTCTGATGAAAACACGCGCATTGTAATCGAGCTGAAGCGCGATGCTTCGCCGAAGGTGGTTATCAACAACCTCTATAACCACACCTCGCTGGAATCCAGCTTTGCAGTTAACGCTCTCGCGATTGATCACGGCCGGCCCAAGACACTCGGACTTAAAGACCTCATCAATGCGTACATCGAACATCGGCGTGAAGTGATCATGCGCCGCACCCGCTTCGAACTGCGCAAGGCAGAGGAGCGGGCCGAGACTTTGGAAGGTTATTTGATCGCGTTGTCGAATATGGATGAATTCATTCGAATCATCCGTAGTTCGGCAAATCGCGAGGAAGCCAGAATTAAATTGCTCGCTTTTGACTTCAACCGACAGCAGGTCGAACAAATTGGCATACTAATTCGGGACGAAGCGCGTTTGACCAATGGTCGGTATGCCTTTAGTGAGGCACAGGCAAATGCCATTCTGGATCTGCGCCTGTATCAACTCACCGGTTTGGAAATTGACAAGGTGAGAGCCGAATACACAGCATTAATCGAGAGGATCAAGGATCTTTTGGACATTTTGGCAAAAGAATCACGCGTCCTCGAGATCATCAAGGCTGAGTTGCGCGAGATTAAAGAAAAGTATGCCACTCCGCGCATGACGGACTTGGTTCCTGACGAGGGCGAGATGGCTCTTGAGGACCTGATCACCAATGAAGGCGTAATCATCACCATCACTCACGGCGGTTTGATTAAGAGAACGAACGTGAGTTCTTATCGCGCCCAACGGCGGGGCGGCAAGGGCGTTATCGGAATGGCCACCCGCGAGGGTTCCGCTGCCGATGGTGACAAGGACGATTTTATTGAGCATCTCTTTTCAGCAGGCACGCACGATTATTTAATGTTCTTCACGAACAGTGGGCGCGTCTTTGTTGAGCGAGTGCATGAGATTCCAGACATGGCTCGCGCTTCCAAAGGTCGTAGCATAGCAAATTTGCTGGAATTGAAAGCTGAGGAGAAAATTGCGGCTCTGATTCGCATTGTTTCCAAAAATGGTCCGAACAAGGAAGATCAGACGTGGACTCAATCGGGAGAACTGTTCTTTGCCACCCAGCAAGGCACGGTCAAGAAGACGTCTCTGGCCGATTTTGCTAACGTGCGCAAAGGTGGAATCATTGCGATCAGTATAGAACCTGGCGATACACTGATTGATGTGAAGCTGACCCGGGGAAGCAAGGTTGAGGCTGACGGCACGGTTAGTGATCCGGGGGAGGACGTTGTTCTTATCACGCGCGAAGGAATGAGTATTCGGTTTGCCGAATCGAATGTCCGTTCGATGGGGCGTAACGCCACCGGAGTGCGCGGAATAAACCTTGAAAAGACCGATGCCGTTGTGGCTCTGGCCGTGCTGGTTCCTGATGCCACATTGCTGGTGGCTGGGGAAAACGGGATTGGCAAACGCACGGATTTTGGAGAATACCGGGTTCAATCGCGTGGCGGAAAGGGCATCATCACCATGAAAACGAATGACAAGACTGGTGGTGTTGTAGGTGCGCTTACAGTTAGGGATAATGACGAAATCATGCTGATTACCGAAGCTGGTCAGATGGTGCGTATTTCTGTCAAAGACATTCGCGAGGCGGGCCGCAACACTCAAGGTGTTAAACTAATTAACCTTGAGGCAGGAGACAAATTGCAGGCTATCTCTCCGGTGATCAGCGAAGAGAAGGAAGAAGCTGAAACTGGCGATGCAATCGAACCTTTAAAGCAGGAGTGA
- the gyrB gene encoding DNA topoisomerase (ATP-hydrolyzing) subunit B, whose translation MSKKPEVLEEELAVAKPEAGDSYDASKIDKLEGLDGVRKRPGMYIGPTDERGLHHCVFEVMDNSIDEHLAGFCSKIEVTMHVDGSVSIRDNGRGIPVDSHEKTKGMPAVEFVLTHLHAGGKFGQGAYKYSGGLHGVGAKCVNALSDWFKVEVSRDSKVYHMAFERGKTTETLKVIGSSKNTGTLITFKADPTIFTITTEFKFEILANRLRELAFLNPGLVIQLTDERAESKSEKFFFEDGVRDFVEQLGKNKQVIHPKPIVLNGRRPVKYKGKDGNEVEADMILDCVLQYNDSYSDQILCYTNAIPNPDGGSHSTGFRTALTRAINQYAKANNLIKEKDPSLTGDDVREGLVAVVAIKHPNPSFESQTKVKLVTPEAEGIVSSITYDGLMAYFDGNPSAAKKIVDKGLTAARAREAARKARETVRKSALTGGGLPGKLADCSDRDPANTEVYIVEGDSAGGSAKQGRDRKFQAILPIRGKLINVEKARLDKVLQNTEIRTMITAVGTGIGDGEGEGSFNIQKLRYHKIIIMTDADVDGSHIRTLLLTFFYRQMPQLIKGGFIYIAQPPLYQISRKKRVEYVEDDAQLNKILIQIATDEVRLRNITDGKEMSRSQLAEILELLESLDKFARAIRRHGGDFSDYIEHRNGQTGELPRHLVKVRSGNDETVHFFHTEEELAKFSSENSDLRLFGNEEESDTEILEKEKIKNGPSRRARHVELHESKAIVELLGKLRSKGLDIEHYSAQDKPLFELIEGEGEKQTVKPLFSIAEILDSVLEVGRRGIQIKRFKGLGEMNAAQLFETTMDPAKRKLLRVDLADAVEAEEMFSKLMGDEVEPRRQFIEDNALNVRNLDV comes from the coding sequence ATGTCAAAAAAACCAGAAGTTTTGGAAGAAGAATTAGCCGTTGCGAAACCAGAGGCGGGTGATAGTTACGACGCCTCAAAAATCGACAAGCTTGAAGGTCTGGACGGTGTTCGCAAGCGCCCGGGCATGTATATCGGCCCCACGGACGAGAGAGGTCTGCATCACTGCGTTTTCGAGGTGATGGACAATTCCATTGACGAACATCTCGCCGGCTTTTGCTCCAAAATTGAAGTGACGATGCATGTGGATGGTTCGGTTTCCATCCGCGATAATGGGCGCGGCATTCCGGTCGATTCCCATGAAAAAACCAAAGGTATGCCAGCGGTTGAATTTGTGCTCACGCATCTTCATGCCGGCGGTAAATTCGGCCAAGGCGCGTACAAATATTCCGGCGGTCTTCACGGAGTGGGTGCGAAGTGTGTCAATGCCTTGTCTGACTGGTTCAAGGTGGAGGTTTCACGAGATAGCAAGGTCTACCACATGGCTTTTGAGCGGGGTAAGACGACCGAAACGCTCAAGGTGATTGGCAGTTCCAAAAACACTGGAACTTTGATTACTTTCAAGGCTGATCCTACTATTTTTACAATCACAACGGAATTCAAGTTCGAGATTCTGGCCAACCGTTTGCGAGAGTTGGCCTTTTTGAATCCGGGCCTCGTGATTCAACTCACCGATGAGCGAGCGGAATCAAAGAGCGAGAAGTTCTTTTTTGAAGATGGTGTTCGTGACTTTGTTGAACAGCTCGGCAAGAACAAGCAGGTCATTCATCCAAAACCGATTGTTCTGAATGGCAGGCGCCCGGTAAAATACAAGGGCAAGGACGGTAACGAGGTGGAAGCGGACATGATTTTGGATTGTGTTCTTCAGTATAATGACAGTTACTCCGACCAGATTCTTTGTTATACAAACGCGATTCCAAACCCTGATGGTGGCTCACACTCAACGGGTTTCCGTACCGCACTTACCAGGGCCATCAACCAATACGCAAAGGCAAACAATCTCATCAAAGAGAAGGATCCTTCGCTCACGGGTGATGATGTGCGGGAAGGTTTGGTTGCGGTGGTGGCCATCAAGCACCCGAATCCAAGTTTTGAATCACAGACCAAAGTAAAACTGGTTACTCCGGAAGCGGAAGGTATTGTATCCTCGATCACGTATGACGGTTTGATGGCTTATTTCGACGGCAATCCTTCTGCAGCCAAGAAGATCGTTGATAAAGGCCTTACCGCAGCCCGAGCCCGTGAAGCGGCCCGTAAAGCCCGTGAAACGGTGCGGAAGAGCGCCCTTACCGGTGGTGGTCTTCCTGGCAAGCTTGCTGATTGCTCCGATCGCGATCCAGCGAATACCGAAGTTTACATCGTCGAGGGTGATTCAGCAGGTGGTTCTGCCAAGCAAGGTCGTGACCGTAAATTTCAGGCAATTCTTCCCATTCGAGGCAAGCTGATTAACGTTGAAAAGGCACGCCTGGACAAGGTTCTCCAAAACACCGAAATCCGCACGATGATTACTGCCGTTGGCACGGGCATTGGCGATGGTGAAGGGGAAGGATCCTTCAATATCCAGAAGCTGCGTTATCATAAGATCATTATTATGACCGACGCCGATGTGGACGGCTCCCATATCCGGACACTTTTATTGACGTTTTTCTATCGGCAGATGCCGCAATTGATAAAGGGTGGTTTCATTTATATAGCTCAACCGCCATTGTACCAAATCAGCCGCAAGAAACGGGTGGAGTACGTGGAAGATGATGCTCAGTTGAATAAGATTCTGATTCAAATTGCCACTGACGAAGTGCGTTTGCGCAACATCACCGATGGCAAAGAGATGTCGCGAAGTCAACTTGCGGAAATTCTGGAGTTGCTGGAATCATTGGATAAATTTGCACGTGCCATCCGGCGTCACGGAGGCGACTTCAGTGATTACATTGAGCACCGTAATGGTCAAACGGGAGAACTGCCTCGTCACCTGGTCAAGGTTCGTTCCGGAAACGACGAAACAGTTCATTTTTTCCATACGGAAGAGGAACTTGCAAAGTTCAGCAGTGAGAATTCCGATCTACGGTTATTTGGCAACGAAGAGGAAAGCGACACCGAAATCCTGGAAAAGGAGAAGATCAAAAATGGTCCATCACGCCGCGCCCGCCATGTGGAGTTGCATGAGAGCAAGGCCATTGTGGAACTGTTGGGTAAATTAAGAAGCAAGGGCCTGGATATCGAACATTACTCCGCCCAGGACAAACCGTTGTTCGAATTGATTGAAGGCGAAGGAGAAAAGCAGACGGTTAAGCCATTATTCTCAATCGCCGAGATACTGGATAGCGTCCTCGAAGTGGGGCGCCGTGGCATCCAAATCAAGCGCTTCAAAGGTCTGGGTGAAATGAATGCAGCCCAGCTCTTCGAGACCACCATGGACCCTGCAAAGCGTAAGTTGCTGCGGGTGGATTTGGCTGACGCTGTGGAAGCTGAAGAGATGTTTTCCAAGCTCATGGGAGATGAAGTGGAGCCGCGTCGTCAATTCATTGAAGACAACGCTCTGAACGTTCGCAATCTCGACGTTTAA